The genomic DNA CCTTATCTTTATGGAAAAGCTAAATCAGGTAAAACCACATTAGGTCAAATGGTTCTTTATATGTGGGGTGAACCTGATCAAAATAACGATCTCACAGGCAGTGGTTTTGATACTGTTGCACGTGTTGGTGGTAAAATAAGTCAATCTACATTTCCAATAGTAGTCAATGAACCTGCAGGTGCATTTCAAAGAGTTAGTGTAACTGAAATGTTAAAAGGTGCCATAGAACGAACCATTAGTCGAGGACGTTATGAAGGCAGACGTTTTACAAATATTCCAAGTTTTAACCCTGTTGTACTCACAGCAAACACATTTGTACCTGATGATGATGCATTAATTAGACGGTTGTTAGTGATTAATTTCACACACAACGAAAAGAAATCAGATAAAGAAATAGAAGCATTTGAAACCGAATGGCAAACAAAAAACCACAAGAAATGTAAATTCAATCTACTAAAACCTATTAGTCAAGCAGCTGCATTGGAATATACATCAGATTCAACACTATGGGATCTAGATTGGAAAGAACTCGCAGATATTTTAATAAAAAGAATCTATGCTGATGTAAATATGGAAGTTCCAGGATGGCTTTATAACTGGAGTAAATCAGAATCTATGGAAGATATGGATGAAGAACACCGAGAAGATATCCGAATTTTTTTATTAGATCAGATCAACAGAGCGTATGGTCGAGTCCAGGTATTAGATCCTGAAACTGGAGCAACAAAATTAGATGACTACAATGAAAATCTTAAAGGTGTAAATAAATTTAAGGAAAAGGTATGGACTGTTTTAAATGAACGTTTAATTGCTTGGATGATTCCTATTGAACAAAAGAATACTAAATATGTTTGTTTTACTATTGGTTTCAAGAAGGAAATACATCATGAATTAAAGGTATGCCAACCACTTAAAGGACTGGCTGAACTCATGGGTTGGAAATATACGAAAGTTAGATTACCTAAAGACCAAAAAGTAATTAAAATTCAAATGGATAAATTTATGAACTTTTTGTATCCATCTAACGATTAATCGCTTGGAACCTGAAAAGTGGTTATTCAAAAAGTTCCAAATTGAAGGTATTTAACTCGTTTATTTTTTGATTGAAGGATTAAAATTTAGTTTAGAATTTTTGGAACTTTTCCGGGGAGAGAGGACCCTCTACTTTCATATTTTAAAATTTTATGAAAATTTAATAAAACCTGTAAGTTCCAAAGTTCCTAGGTTCCACTTATTGAACTTTCATAATATAGCTAAGTTCCAAAGTTCCTAGGTTCCAAATTAAATAGATATAACATAGAATATTAAATGGTGATTGTAAATGTCAAATGAAAAAAAAATGTTTGAAATGACCAAAGAATTAAAAAACATTTTACATGGCATTGAAGAAACCTCTGGTGCTCCTAAGGAACTATTGAACATGTATGGAACTGAATGGGTAATTGCATGTATAAATTATATTTTGTATATCAATAAAGATAGAACTGAAACCATGCAGAATCTGCATAGAATATATCATAAACATGCTGATTTTGAAAGGAAAGTAAGAAAAAGATGGGATATGGGTCTGTATGAACCATTTACTCAAAGAGATCCTATACCTCCGGCAATTAGACATGAAGTTTTTAAAAGAGATAATTATAGATGTCTTGAATGTGGAAAAACCAATAAAGAAACAACTTTACATTTAGATCATATTCGTCCAGTTACTCAGGGAGGATCTGATGAATTAGATAATCTTCAAACTTTATGTGAAACCTGTAATATTGCAAAATCTAATAGAGCATGGAAGGGAGGTAATAATGAAAGTTAAAGTTGGTATTTTTGAAAAAGTTTATGTTTGTCGTAAATGTGGAAACCCAAATATAAGAATTTACACGGAATCAATCGGAGGATCCTCTTCATGTTATGAATGTCCTGAATGTAAACGTGCAGCTTGTAACCCACAAAAAATGTTAAAACTAAAAAATGATGTTGATCCTGAAGATATAATAAGAATGCGTAATGAATTAATTGAAAATTCAGCAAATGGATATACTTCTTATAGTCCTCATCTTTCAAGAGTAATTGAAATGGGGAATGCATTAGTTGAAGGTAAATCTATAATTAAAGATGTTACACAATTAGTTTACAAAAACAAAGTGTTAATAAGTCGTAACAAGAAAAAAATAGTAAGTGAATGAGGTTAATAAAATGGAAGAAAAAAGAACTGGTATCAAATGTGATTGTGGTACTGAATTTATTTTTGATGGTGATGGGGTATTGTGTAGAACCTGTGGAACCAAAATGACTATGGAAGAATTTGAGAAATATAAGAAATCCTTAAAATAAATTAATTAAAATTTTTAGTCTATTTTTACTTGTTAATTTGAATACTATTTTTTTTGATTTTTAAATTTAATTTAAACAATCCTATTAATAATAAGGAGGTATTAGCTATGGCTATCTGTAAGTGTGGTAAGGCTATGGAGTATATTGAGTCTCGTTGGGAAGGTAAAACTAAAATAGTATTATGGCGTTGTCCTGCTTGTGGAATGGAAGAGGAGGTTTCATAATGAAAATTTATCTTGCTTCAAGCTGGAAAAATCATAAGATGGTTCGAGATATTGCAGAATATTTAAGAACTGAAGGCCATGAAGTTGATGATTTCACAGACGATTCACAAGGAAGGTTTGTTTTTAGTTATAAAGAAATCACAGAAGATGATCAGAAATTAAATGCAAAAAATTTCATGCAAGATAAAAGAGCCCAACAGGCATTTAAAGAAGATAAATCTAGAATTGATTGGGCAGATACTCTTATATGTGTATTGCCTTGTGGATTGTCTGCACATATGGAACTTGGATATGCTGCAGGTAAAGGTAAGAAAGTAATTATTTATGCACCAGATGGTTTTGCACCTGGTGAATGGGAAGTGATGTATGGATTTGCAGAAGGCATGACAGAATCCTTAAAGGAAATATATAAAATTTTAGGTGATTAGATGGCACGTGGTAAAATTATAGATGATAAAAATTTATGTCCAAAATGTCTATGTCCAACCATTATGTTACAGACACGTAAATCCAATTTATGGCGTTGTGTAAATCCATTATGTAAGAAGTCACCAGAAGGTGGAGGTTACTTTGGAACTGATAAACGAATACCAGTTGAGAGAGTGAATTTCCTTGTGGATCTAATAGAGTTGGATATCCCTAGAAAAGGTGAAATAGAGTTTAAGAAGGAACCTAAACTATATTTAAAATAGAATTTGGGGTTTTGTAATGGATTATTGTAATGGAAAAATAGAAATAATCTACTACTATAACTTAGTAATAAGAGGTGATCCAATTGGTTAAAAGTGTTTATATAGAACTTGTAAATGGTAAACGAAAGGAAATAGTTGAAAATGAAGAGTTTAAATATTTTCATCCATATTCTGCAAAAGTGAGATCTTTTGTAATAAATGCAAATGAGATTAAAATAAGTCTTGAAGACGATACGATAGTCAATTATCCAATGACTAACATAGTTAGTTATTCTATTAAAATGAGAAATTAGTTAATTGATCTATAATGTGCGTGTGACATTTTTTAAATTTTTTCTATTGATATTTTTTTTAAATATTATTTTTGTTTGGCTATAACCTAATTAAACACTATTTTAAATATTTTTAGAATACTTTTTGCAGAACGGAGGCTTGAGAAGTTTGATAGAAAATTCTGAACCTGAAACAATCTATGATGAATTGTTTAAAGATAAAAAATTTGCATTACCTCAGAATAAACATGAAAGACCTATTAGGGAAACGGAATTACAAAAAATCAAAGATAAAGAAACAGGTGAAATAAAAAAAATAGAAGTCAACACATACGGTGAATGTATTGAATGTGGATATCCACTAGTAGCACTAGACCACCACCGAGCAGAACGAATATGTGAATGTGGAATGACAAATAAAAAGATAATACTACTTCCAGACACTGGAATGAAAAAAGAACGTAGCAAACAGCCATTAAGAACCAGTAAGAATACAGGATACACACCTGAAGAAGCACAATTTTTGAATTCCAACAGAAAACGAAGAGGACCCAAAGTAAGAAGCGAAAAACAAGACTGGAAAAAATCACAGCATATATTCTTCCTTGGAACTATTAAATCTCAACTATTAATGAATTACACACAGGAAAAACGAGTTAAAGAAATAATAAATAATCATTCATTACATTTAATCCACAGTCGAGTTGATGCTAGGACAGTTATTGCAGGGATCTGTAGATATATTCTCTTGCAAGATGGAAGAGGTAAAGAGTTAAGATATAACCGTTCTGCTTTTAAGTTTGTAGGGTTAAATGAATTTAATTATAATGTTATAGAGCGTAATCTTAAGCGGTTAGGTTTTTAAAGTTATATTAACTATTTTTCTAAATATTTGTAAACCGTACCTATATAATAAGAGAACATAATAAGATACTAATTTTTTATTGTTATTGGGTTGTTCCGCATTCAATGACCATATATTACACCCTTTGTAACCCCCTATTTCTCATAAACCACCTCTTGATTTATCATACATTTTAGGGGGTTACATTTAAATTCTTTAGTCTTATCGGAGGCGGTAAGCAGTTATAATATAATTTTTGGAGGCATAAATAATGGATAAAACAGTACAAATAGAAATAGTGGCATTTGTAGGTGCAGGATTTTTACTAGCAATGTACCTAGGACAAACAGTAGTCGCAGGAACATGTGCAGGTATCCTTGGAGGAGCATTAGTAGGTAAAAATATTTTAACCGATAACACATCCGAACCAACTGAAGAACCATCACAAGACGAAGTCTAAATTGTTTTTCATGAATTAACCACTCTTTTTTAACGGCCTCAAAATTAGGCTTGACTAAACATGAAAACACAAACAAAAAAAGACCCATATCATATCTGTGTCCATGAAGACGATTTTACAGAATTATTTAAACGTTCAGACATAAAACAGGACTCATTAGGACGGATTGAACGAACACTCGAAACAAAAGATGCGAAAAA from Methanobacterium spitsbergense includes the following:
- a CDS encoding HNH endonuclease codes for the protein MSNEKKMFEMTKELKNILHGIEETSGAPKELLNMYGTEWVIACINYILYINKDRTETMQNLHRIYHKHADFERKVRKRWDMGLYEPFTQRDPIPPAIRHEVFKRDNYRCLECGKTNKETTLHLDHIRPVTQGGSDELDNLQTLCETCNIAKSNRAWKGGNNES
- a CDS encoding nucleoside 2-deoxyribosyltransferase; this translates as MKIYLASSWKNHKMVRDIAEYLRTEGHEVDDFTDDSQGRFVFSYKEITEDDQKLNAKNFMQDKRAQQAFKEDKSRIDWADTLICVLPCGLSAHMELGYAAGKGKKVIIYAPDGFAPGEWEVMYGFAEGMTESLKEIYKILGD